The Gemmatimonadota bacterium genome includes a region encoding these proteins:
- a CDS encoding TIGR02206 family membrane protein → MMPSSQFEFFGFAHIAAMGVILAVPIVLTLVVRRLDSERTTQAICCAFAGVIALNEVLNWSYRLATVGVHEFVREYMPLHVCGIAVFAAVITLVSRRQTAYEIAYFWGLVGATNAVVTPQLEFGYPQYRFFQYFIAHGGIVAAALFATWGLGMRPTARSVLRVFVLLNLLAIVLIGVNLMLGSNYMFLCQPPDTKSPFFFAPWPWYLLFLNGVALVLFYVLFIPFAKRKLYASNSLR, encoded by the coding sequence ATGATGCCTTCAAGCCAGTTTGAGTTTTTCGGTTTTGCTCACATCGCTGCGATGGGCGTGATTCTCGCTGTGCCGATTGTTTTGACGCTTGTTGTCAGGCGGCTGGATTCGGAGAGGACGACTCAGGCAATTTGCTGCGCGTTTGCGGGGGTGATTGCGCTCAACGAGGTGCTGAACTGGAGCTATCGATTGGCGACGGTTGGAGTGCATGAGTTTGTGCGGGAGTATATGCCGTTGCATGTTTGTGGGATTGCTGTTTTTGCGGCTGTGATTACGCTCGTTTCCCGGCGGCAGACGGCTTATGAGATTGCCTATTTCTGGGGGCTTGTCGGCGCGACGAATGCGGTTGTGACGCCTCAGCTTGAGTTCGGCTATCCGCAGTATCGCTTTTTTCAATATTTTATCGCGCATGGCGGTATTGTGGCTGCTGCGCTGTTCGCCACATGGGGCCTGGGTATGCGGCCGACAGCGAGATCGGTGTTGCGCGTTTTTGTTTTGCTAAATCTTCTGGCGATTGTTTTGATTGGCGTCAATTTGATGCTGGGGAGCAATTATATGTTTCTCTGCCAACCGCCTGATACAAAATCGCCTTTTTTCTTTGCGCCGTGGCCGTGGTATCTCTTATTCCTCAATGGGGTGGCATTGGTATTATTTTATGTGCTGTTTATTCCGTTCGCGAAGAGAAAGTTATACGCTTCAAATTCGTTGAGATGA